One window from the genome of Fusobacterium russii ATCC 25533 encodes:
- a CDS encoding bifunctional 4-hydroxy-3-methylbut-2-enyl diphosphate reductase/30S ribosomal protein S1, with protein MEIIRAKHMGFCFGVLEAINICNSLAREKGKKYILGMLVHNKHVMEDMKNKGFNVISEDEILEGKNNLKEGDIVVVRAHGTTKKIHEELKKKKVTIYDATCIFVKKIKDEVDLANKKGYRVIFAGDKTHPEVKGIISYADNIETFETLEEAKNIKIDKDKEYLLSTQTTLNKKNFEEIKKFFQNKYENVRIFDKICGATAVRQKSVEDLAPSVDLMLIIGDRKSSNTKKLYEISKKINEFTYLIESENDIDEKIFIDKNTVGITAGASTPEEIIKNIENKIRGIKMPNLNENHDEFLAMLEDYQPNQEKRVEGTIDSIDLNYAYLDVPGERTAVRVRTEELEGYKVGDTVEVLITGLLESDDDQEYILASRRKIEIEKNWSKIEDSFENKTILEGIITKKIKGGYLVQALFYAGFLPNSLSEISENDGNVIGKKVSVIVKDIKIDPKDKKSKKITYSVRDIKFMAQEKEFAELEVGKVVECKVAEIMEFGLAVTIGSLRGFIHISEISWKRLEKLTDEFKVGENIKAVIVSLDEAKKNIKLSIKRLEPDPWSTLESEYKVDDEVEALVTKVLPYGAFVEIKKGVEGLVHISDFSWTKKKVNISDYVKEGEKVKVRIIELNVADRKLKLGIKQLVANPWENAEKDFAVGTILKGKVVEVKPFGIFVEIVDGVDAFVHVSDFTWPGEENPKYEIGNEVELKVIELDLNDKKIKGSIKALAKSPWDKAMEEFREGLTVERKIKTVTDFGLFVELIKGVDGFIPTQFASKDFIKDIREKFKEGDMVKAQIVEINKETQKIKLSIKKIELEEKNREERELIEKYSVSGEE; from the coding sequence TTGGAAATAATAAGAGCTAAACACATGGGGTTTTGTTTCGGTGTTTTAGAGGCAATAAATATATGTAATTCTCTTGCAAGAGAGAAAGGTAAAAAATATATTTTGGGGATGTTGGTTCATAATAAACATGTCATGGAAGATATGAAAAATAAAGGATTTAATGTTATAAGTGAAGATGAAATACTTGAAGGCAAAAATAATTTAAAAGAGGGAGATATAGTTGTAGTAAGAGCTCATGGGACAACAAAAAAAATACATGAGGAACTAAAGAAAAAAAAAGTTACAATTTATGATGCTACATGTATCTTTGTAAAAAAAATTAAAGATGAAGTTGATCTAGCTAATAAAAAGGGATATAGAGTTATATTTGCGGGAGATAAGACTCACCCAGAAGTTAAAGGCATTATATCCTATGCAGACAACATAGAAACCTTTGAAACTTTAGAAGAAGCAAAGAATATAAAAATTGATAAGGATAAAGAATATTTATTATCAACACAGACAACATTAAATAAAAAAAATTTTGAAGAAATTAAAAAATTTTTTCAAAATAAGTATGAAAATGTCAGAATTTTTGATAAAATATGTGGAGCAACAGCTGTTAGACAAAAATCAGTGGAAGATTTGGCACCTAGTGTGGATCTTATGTTGATTATTGGGGACAGAAAGAGTTCTAATACAAAAAAACTTTATGAAATTTCAAAAAAAATAAATGAATTCACTTATCTTATAGAAAGTGAAAATGATATAGATGAAAAGATTTTTATAGATAAAAATACTGTTGGAATAACAGCAGGAGCATCAACACCAGAAGAAATAATTAAGAATATAGAAAATAAAATAAGGGGGATTAAAATGCCTAATTTAAACGAGAATCATGATGAATTTTTAGCAATGTTGGAGGATTACCAACCAAACCAAGAAAAAAGAGTAGAAGGAACAATAGATTCTATTGATCTAAACTATGCTTATCTTGATGTTCCTGGAGAGAGAACAGCAGTAAGAGTTAGAACAGAAGAATTAGAAGGCTATAAAGTTGGAGATACAGTGGAAGTTTTAATAACAGGTCTTTTAGAATCTGATGATGATCAAGAATATATACTTGCATCAAGAAGAAAAATTGAAATTGAAAAAAATTGGTCTAAGATTGAGGACTCATTTGAGAACAAAACTATTTTAGAGGGAATAATTACAAAGAAGATTAAAGGTGGATATTTAGTCCAAGCTCTTTTCTATGCGGGCTTTTTACCAAATTCACTTTCAGAAATTTCTGAAAATGATGGAAATGTAATAGGAAAAAAAGTTTCAGTAATTGTAAAAGATATAAAAATTGATCCAAAAGATAAAAAAAGCAAGAAGATAACTTATTCTGTGAGAGATATTAAGTTTATGGCACAGGAAAAAGAATTCGCAGAATTAGAAGTTGGAAAAGTTGTTGAATGTAAGGTAGCTGAAATTATGGAGTTTGGATTGGCTGTAACTATAGGTAGCCTGAGAGGATTCATCCATATATCAGAAATCTCATGGAAAAGACTTGAGAAATTAACAGATGAGTTTAAAGTAGGGGAAAATATAAAAGCTGTTATAGTTTCTTTAGATGAAGCTAAGAAAAATATTAAACTGTCTATAAAAAGATTAGAGCCTGATCCTTGGTCTACTTTGGAATCAGAATACAAAGTAGATGATGAAGTTGAAGCATTAGTAACAAAGGTATTGCCTTATGGAGCTTTTGTAGAGATAAAGAAAGGTGTAGAAGGCTTAGTACATATTTCTGATTTTAGTTGGACTAAGAAAAAGGTAAATATTTCTGACTATGTGAAAGAAGGAGAAAAAGTAAAAGTAAGAATAATTGAATTAAATGTAGCAGATAGAAAACTTAAATTAGGAATCAAACAATTAGTTGCAAATCCTTGGGAGAATGCAGAAAAAGATTTTGCTGTAGGAACTATTCTTAAAGGAAAAGTTGTAGAAGTGAAACCATTTGGAATTTTTGTTGAAATTGTGGATGGTGTAGATGCTTTTGTTCATGTTTCAGACTTTACTTGGCCTGGAGAAGAAAATCCTAAGTATGAGATTGGAAATGAAGTTGAATTAAAAGTTATAGAGCTTGACTTAAATGATAAAAAAATTAAAGGAAGTATAAAAGCTTTAGCAAAAAGTCCTTGGGATAAAGCAATGGAAGAGTTCAGAGAAGGATTAACTGTGGAGAGAAAAATAAAAACAGTTACTGATTTTGGACTATTTGTTGAACTAATTAAAGGTGTGGATGGTTTTATACCGACTCAATTTGCCTCTAAAGATTTTATAAAAGATATTAGAGAAAAATTCAAAGAAGGAGATATGGTAAAAGCTCAAATAGTTGAAATTAATAAAGAAACACAAAAAATTAAACTATCTATAAAAAAGATAGAACTTGAAGAAAAGAATAGAGAAGAGAGAGAACTAATTGAAAAATACTCTGTTTCAGGTGAAGAATAA
- a CDS encoding HPr family phosphocarrier protein, translating to MKSMKVHIRNKKGLHARPSSLFVKLVTKYDSDIMVKSQDETVNGKSIMGLMLLAAEEGRELELIADGPDEDEMLEELFDLIEIKKFNEE from the coding sequence ATGAAATCTATGAAAGTTCATATCAGAAATAAAAAAGGTCTGCATGCAAGACCCTCTTCTTTATTTGTGAAGCTTGTTACAAAATATGACTCAGACATAATGGTGAAGTCTCAAGATGAAACAGTCAATGGGAAGAGTATAATGGGGCTTATGCTACTTGCAGCTGAAGAAGGAAGAGAACTTGAATTAATTGCAGACGGTCCAGATGAAGATGAGATGCTGGAAGAACTATTTGATTTAATAGAGATAAAAAAATTCAATGAGGAGTAA
- a CDS encoding glutamine synthetase III: MNNLLENFGTNCFSEKNLKNRVPDYVFKKFLKIKEGKEELTIEIADIIANAIKMWALEKGTTHYTHWFQPLTELTAEKHESFISINSDGTSMAKFSGKELIKGESDTSSFPNGGLRSTFEARGYTAWDINSPMFLKGEEGCKTLYIPTAFVAYNGEALDKKVPLLRSIKSLRNEALKIQRLLGDNETQNINVTLGVEQEYFLVDKNFFYKRQDLALSGRTVFGCLPPKGQEMNDHYYGTIKERIEIFMAELDNELWKVGVMSKTKHNEVAPNQFEIALMFNTANVAIDQNQLTMDMIKKVANRHNMVALLHEKPFSGVNGSGKHCNWSIATDTGVNLYDPDTLSKDNLSFLVYLMAMIEAVDKYAPILRATTATSGNDHRLGGHEAPPAIISIFLGNQLENLLENIENINFDTKSPTSELEIGFQIPKIQKDISDRNRTSPMAFTGNKFEFRMPGSSASPATPTFVINTMVADILKDYAKFLEENLKTKSIKKSIVALIKDRYPKHKRIIFDGNGYEQKWIDEAQKRGLPNLKNTIEGLPALIEDNAIKLFENNNVLSSSESFSRFHVYTERYNKQCNIEVSTAIRIARNQIYPFVIKYISNLAKSIHRARKIFNEEALFEFDINLLKEIILLKNDIVTLTNDLEKKLSEALKIETDYHRAVFYNNVVLKILQELRTSVDSLELKIASDSWPIPSYYDLLFKL, encoded by the coding sequence ATGAATAATTTACTTGAAAATTTTGGTACAAATTGTTTTTCAGAAAAAAATCTGAAAAATAGAGTTCCTGACTATGTTTTTAAAAAATTTTTGAAAATTAAAGAGGGAAAAGAAGAGTTAACGATAGAAATTGCTGATATAATTGCTAATGCAATTAAAATGTGGGCTCTTGAAAAAGGAACAACACATTACACGCATTGGTTCCAGCCTCTTACAGAACTTACTGCGGAAAAACATGAATCTTTTATATCAATAAACTCTGATGGCACTAGTATGGCTAAATTTTCTGGGAAAGAGCTTATAAAAGGTGAATCTGACACCTCTTCTTTTCCAAATGGCGGTCTTAGATCCACTTTTGAAGCAAGAGGATACACTGCTTGGGATATTAATTCCCCAATGTTTTTAAAAGGTGAAGAAGGCTGTAAAACTCTATATATTCCTACAGCCTTTGTCGCTTATAACGGTGAAGCATTAGACAAAAAAGTCCCTCTACTTCGTTCAATAAAATCTTTAAGGAATGAAGCACTAAAAATTCAAAGGCTTTTAGGTGATAATGAAACACAAAATATTAATGTTACTTTAGGCGTTGAGCAAGAATATTTCCTTGTGGATAAAAACTTTTTTTATAAAAGACAGGATCTAGCTCTTTCTGGAAGAACTGTATTTGGTTGTCTACCTCCAAAAGGTCAAGAAATGAATGACCACTATTATGGAACTATTAAAGAAAGAATTGAAATATTTATGGCGGAACTTGACAATGAGCTCTGGAAAGTTGGTGTCATGTCGAAGACAAAACATAATGAAGTAGCTCCTAATCAATTTGAAATAGCTCTTATGTTTAATACTGCTAACGTTGCCATTGATCAGAATCAACTTACTATGGATATGATAAAAAAAGTTGCTAATCGTCATAATATGGTTGCTCTTCTACATGAGAAACCTTTTTCTGGTGTCAACGGTTCAGGCAAACACTGTAACTGGTCAATAGCAACAGACACAGGAGTTAATTTATATGATCCTGATACTCTTTCAAAAGATAATCTTTCTTTCTTAGTTTATCTAATGGCTATGATAGAAGCTGTGGATAAATATGCACCTATATTAAGAGCTACAACAGCTACTTCAGGAAATGATCATAGATTGGGAGGTCATGAAGCACCTCCGGCAATTATCTCAATTTTTTTAGGAAATCAACTTGAAAATCTTTTAGAAAATATAGAAAATATAAATTTTGATACCAAATCTCCAACAAGTGAATTGGAAATTGGTTTTCAAATTCCTAAAATTCAAAAAGATATATCAGATAGAAATAGAACTTCTCCTATGGCATTTACCGGAAATAAGTTTGAATTTAGGATGCCTGGTTCAAGTGCTTCTCCTGCAACTCCCACTTTTGTTATAAATACAATGGTTGCAGATATCTTAAAGGATTATGCTAAATTTTTAGAAGAAAATTTAAAAACAAAATCTATAAAAAAGTCCATTGTCGCACTTATAAAAGACAGATATCCAAAGCACAAACGAATTATTTTTGATGGAAACGGCTATGAGCAAAAGTGGATAGACGAAGCTCAAAAGAGAGGCTTGCCTAATTTAAAAAATACTATTGAAGGTTTACCGGCACTGATTGAGGATAATGCTATTAAACTTTTTGAAAATAACAATGTTCTAAGTTCAAGCGAATCTTTTTCCAGATTTCATGTTTATACGGAAAGATATAATAAACAGTGTAATATAGAGGTTTCTACTGCTATTAGAATCGCCAGAAACCAAATTTATCCATTTGTTATAAAATATATCTCAAATCTTGCCAAGTCAATACATAGGGCTAGAAAAATTTTCAATGAAGAAGCTCTATTTGAATTTGATATAAATCTTTTAAAAGAAATTATTTTACTAAAAAATGACATAGTAACTTTAACAAATGACTTAGAGAAAAAATTATCTGAAGCATTGAAAATCGAAACAGATTATCATAGAGCTGTCTTTTATAATAATGTTGTCCTAAAAATATTGCAAGAGCTAAGGACTTCTGTTGATTCTCTTGAATTAAAAATAGCTTCAGATTCTTGGCCTATACCAAGTTACTATGATTTATTATTTAAATTGTAA
- a CDS encoding aminotransferase class IV — translation MKINFDEGYAFGLGLFETIHLYKNKALFLDEHLKRLNNSIETLGLNFSEITKREILSYLEKNRGLEENEVLKIILSEKNKIFLKQEYKYRKESYNDGFHLNLASIRRNESSIFTYHKTLNYAENIYEKKKSIKFGYDEALFLNTKGLVTEGATSNIFFVENDKLITPKLKNGLLGGIIRKWLIERYEVKEIEIPYDDIKYFDEGFLTNSLFGIMPIKSIENLTFRSRKKSDELFKEYRENIED, via the coding sequence ATGAAAATTAATTTTGATGAGGGTTATGCTTTTGGTTTAGGACTTTTTGAAACTATTCACTTATATAAAAACAAAGCACTTTTTTTAGATGAGCATCTAAAAAGATTAAATAATTCAATAGAAACTTTAGGTTTAAATTTTTCTGAAATCACTAAGAGGGAAATTTTAAGCTATTTAGAGAAAAATAGAGGTTTAGAAGAGAATGAAGTTTTAAAAATTATTTTATCTGAAAAAAATAAAATATTTTTAAAACAAGAGTATAAGTATAGAAAAGAAAGTTATAATGATGGCTTTCACTTAAATCTTGCGAGTATAAGAAGGAATGAAAGTTCAATTTTTACCTACCATAAAACACTTAATTATGCTGAAAATATTTATGAAAAGAAAAAAAGTATAAAATTTGGCTATGATGAGGCATTATTTTTAAATACAAAAGGCTTGGTTACAGAAGGAGCAACAAGTAATATATTTTTTGTAGAGAATGATAAATTAATTACTCCAAAATTAAAGAATGGTTTATTAGGTGGGATTATTAGAAAATGGCTCATAGAAAGATATGAGGTTAAAGAAATTGAAATTCCTTATGATGATATAAAATATTTTGATGAGGGTTTTCTTACAAATTCTCTATTTGGTATAATGCCTATTAAATCAATAGAAAATTTAACTTTCAGATCAAGAAAAAAAAGTGATGAACTTTTTAAAGAATATAGAGAAAATATAGAAGATTAA
- the pabB gene encoding aminodeoxychorismate synthase component I: protein MKTKIKKLDNYVNIFSIFKALYDRDKSISFLDSSLENKYGKYSIIGANIYLELKENDNKFYINNVESNEKLEEYLKNFLRENREQNFFNLPLVAGGIGYFSYDYGRKFENIKTRHEKDLNIPEVIIRFYKNFIIEDLTTREIFISYRDEKDLEKLEKIISSIKPEEKEILKNNIAEKFESNFKKEDYLNAIEKMINYIIEGDVYIANMTQRLSVKSIKKPLEVFEYLRKYNPSPFGAYIDYGDFQIVSASPERFIKMKDREIETRPIKGTRRRGKSIQEDEILRLELLNSEKDKSELLMIVDLERNDLHRICELKSVKVTELFEVEEYSTVFHLVSTIVGKLKKDLDFVDLIKAMFPGGSITGAPKIRAMEIIDELENSRRNLYTGSLGYISFDGSCDLNIVIRTAVHKNGEYYLGVGGGITCESELEFEYEETLQKAKAVLEALK from the coding sequence ATGAAAACTAAAATAAAAAAATTGGATAATTATGTAAATATTTTTAGCATATTTAAAGCCTTGTATGATAGAGATAAAAGCATTTCATTTTTGGATTCTTCATTAGAAAATAAGTATGGAAAATATTCGATAATTGGAGCGAATATATATTTGGAGTTAAAGGAAAATGACAATAAATTTTATATAAATAATGTTGAAAGTAATGAGAAGCTTGAGGAATATTTAAAAAATTTTCTGAGAGAAAATAGAGAGCAAAACTTTTTTAATTTACCTTTAGTGGCTGGTGGAATAGGATATTTTTCTTATGATTATGGGAGAAAGTTTGAAAATATAAAAACTAGACATGAGAAGGATTTAAATATACCGGAAGTAATTATCCGTTTTTATAAAAATTTCATAATAGAAGATTTGACAACTAGAGAAATTTTTATTAGCTATAGAGATGAAAAAGACTTAGAGAAACTTGAAAAGATAATATCAAGTATTAAGCCCGAAGAAAAAGAGATATTAAAAAATAATATTGCTGAAAAATTTGAGTCAAACTTCAAGAAAGAAGATTATTTAAATGCAATAGAAAAAATGATTAATTATATAATTGAAGGTGATGTCTATATTGCAAATATGACTCAAAGACTCAGCGTAAAAAGTATAAAAAAACCTCTTGAAGTGTTTGAATATTTAAGAAAATATAATCCTTCACCCTTTGGAGCATATATAGACTATGGAGATTTCCAAATAGTTAGTGCTTCACCAGAGAGATTTATTAAGATGAAAGATAGGGAGATAGAAACAAGACCTATAAAGGGAACAAGAAGGCGGGGGAAATCTATCCAAGAGGATGAAATCTTGAGGTTGGAACTTTTAAATTCTGAAAAAGATAAGAGTGAACTTTTAATGATAGTTGATTTGGAAAGAAATGACTTGCATAGGATATGTGAATTAAAATCTGTAAAGGTAACAGAACTATTTGAGGTAGAGGAGTATTCTACAGTATTCCACCTAGTTTCAACAATTGTAGGTAAATTAAAGAAAGATTTAGATTTTGTCGACTTAATAAAAGCCATGTTTCCTGGAGGTTCGATAACAGGAGCACCTAAAATAAGAGCCATGGAAATAATTGATGAGCTGGAGAACTCAAGAAGGAATTTATATACAGGCTCACTTGGCTATATATCTTTTGATGGAAGTTGTGACCTAAATATAGTTATAAGAACTGCTGTGCATAAAAACGGAGAGTATTATTTAGGAGTAGGTGGTGGGATTACCTGTGAATCGGAATTGGAATTTGAGTATGAAGAAACCTTGCAAAAAGCTAAGGCTGTTTTAGAAGCTTTGAAATAA
- a CDS encoding anthranilate synthase component II encodes MFLMVDNYDSFVYNLVSYFMEENIEIEVLRNDIVTIDYIEKKLENSELEGIIISPGPKSPKDCGLCNEIVKKFYKEIPIFGVCLGHQIIGHVFGANVDKANKPMHGKVESIENNGKYIFKNLPSSIKVTRYHSLIIKENLPSEFTVDARTKDNIIMAISHKLYPLYGVQFHPEAVLTEYGHEMVRNFIDIAKKWRLDNEN; translated from the coding sequence ATGTTTTTAATGGTAGATAATTATGATTCTTTTGTTTATAATCTTGTAAGCTATTTTATGGAAGAGAATATAGAAATTGAAGTATTAAGAAATGATATTGTAACTATTGACTACATAGAAAAAAAATTAGAAAATAGTGAACTTGAGGGAATAATAATTTCTCCAGGTCCTAAAAGTCCTAAAGACTGTGGGCTATGCAATGAAATAGTAAAAAAATTTTATAAAGAAATTCCAATTTTTGGAGTTTGTTTGGGGCATCAAATAATAGGCCATGTTTTTGGTGCAAATGTTGATAAAGCTAATAAACCTATGCATGGAAAAGTTGAGAGCATAGAGAATAATGGAAAGTATATTTTTAAAAATTTACCATCTAGTATAAAAGTTACCAGATATCATTCACTTATTATAAAAGAAAACTTACCATCTGAATTTACAGTAGATGCAAGAACAAAAGATAATATTATAATGGCAATTTCTCATAAATTATATCCTTTATATGGCGTACAGTTTCATCCAGAAGCAGTATTAACGGAGTATGGGCATGAAATGGTGAGAAACTTTATAGATATAGCTAAAAAATGGAGGCTTGATAATGAAAACTAA